A region of the Sphingobium yanoikuyae genome:
CCTGCTGCCGATGCTGGGCGCGATGGGCTTTGACGGGATCAACGTCACCCATCCCTTCAAGCAGGCGGTCATCCCCTTGCTCGACGGCCTGTCCGACGCGGCTCGGGCATTGGGCGCGGTCAACACCATATTGTTCCGCAACGGCCAGGCCCATGGCGACAATACGGACTGGTCGGGCTATCGCGCCCATTTCCTCGCCGGCCTTGCCGATCGCCCGCGCGGCCGGATCGCGATGATCGGTGCGGGCGGCGCGGCGGCAGCGGTCGGCTATGCCCATCTCGACCTTGGCGCGACGCATCTTGCGATCGTCGATCCGGTACAGGAGCGCGCGGCGGCGCTGGCCGATCGGCTTGGCGCGCTCTTCCCGGCGGCGCGGGTGCAGGCCATGGCCCATGCGGCCGATGCCATCGCGGACGCCGATGGCGTGGTCCAGACCTCCCCGATCGGCATGCTCAGCCATCCCGGCCTGCCCTTCGATCCCGATCTGCTGACGCCCGATCAATGGGTGTCGGACATCATCTATTTCCCGCTGCACACCCCGTTGCTGGTTGCGGCGCAGGCGAAGGGCTGCGCCATATTGACCGGCGGCGGCATGGCGGTGATGCAGGCGGCCCATGCCTTCGCCCTGTTCACAGGCGTCGCGCCGGACAGCGAGCGCATGCTGGCGGACTTCGCCCACGCGACCGATGCGGCTGTCGCCCAATGATCGCCGACAGCCCGCCCGCCATCGTCCTGCCGGTTGCGGTCGCCGAAGTGGTGAAACCCGCCCCGCAATTGCAGGGGCCGCCCGCCGGACCGCAGACACCCCCACCCCCGCCGCCGGCCGCGCCC
Encoded here:
- a CDS encoding shikimate dehydrogenase, with protein sequence MFQSPAPVADRPRASILCGLIGQGIAGSRSPQMHETEAKALGLTLVYRILDADRMGYGADDLPRLLPMLGAMGFDGINVTHPFKQAVIPLLDGLSDAARALGAVNTILFRNGQAHGDNTDWSGYRAHFLAGLADRPRGRIAMIGAGGAAAAVGYAHLDLGATHLAIVDPVQERAAALADRLGALFPAARVQAMAHAADAIADADGVVQTSPIGMLSHPGLPFDPDLLTPDQWVSDIIYFPLHTPLLVAAQAKGCAILTGGGMAVMQAAHAFALFTGVAPDSERMLADFAHATDAAVAQ